One Dictyoglomus turgidum DSM 6724 DNA window includes the following coding sequences:
- a CDS encoding CHASE2 domain-containing protein, giving the protein MQRIKFIIRDKKLYTRVLITISSIIFTIFIFKIHWLYNLELSSINLRFSLRGEKEITDPIVIIGIDDSSIEELGNFPWDRKIYKTLIEKLGEYPKVIAFDLYFDIKSNKDSDKVFSELLKTNNRIIIAAFYTITDNPKFGSIKRLFLPLDIFSRYSKVGLVNHEYDNDGFIRRFSLIENVFDNNWYSFPLLVSCEFLDITPEEYLKNVANILKKDNKILINYRGGPYLYPYFSFVDIINGNFDPIVFKDKIVLIGATTEALHDTYFVPFSGYVRKGSRVRLGKMPGVEIHANSIGTLLKKDFIHLLNSDVLTFFISFILSIFPLFLPVSFGNFLRFFILTLMIALYFIFTNITFLKHNILLPYYIPPIGASVSYLSNLIYDLTSEEKEKRRIRDLFQRFISPRIIDELLELNHKTVVYSRRSNISVIFADIRNFTYYSDLRKPEEIVEILNEFFALAIEVIFKYGGTVDKFMGDAIMAIFGAPIYYGDFVERAVYSSLEIQRRLKELQKNWELKGYPKFEVGIGIATGEALVGIVGPSQKIEYTAIGSTVNLASRLESIAKGGEILICENTYERIKDKFMIEDLGYVNIKGKERPVHIYKVTGILKDEEKA; this is encoded by the coding sequence GTGCAAAGAATTAAATTTATTATTAGGGATAAAAAACTATACACAAGAGTTTTAATAACTATCTCAAGTATAATTTTTACAATTTTCATATTTAAGATACATTGGTTATATAACTTAGAACTAAGTTCTATTAATTTGAGATTCTCTCTCAGAGGAGAAAAGGAAATAACAGATCCCATAGTAATAATTGGTATAGATGATTCTTCAATTGAGGAGCTAGGCAACTTTCCTTGGGATAGAAAAATTTATAAGACTTTAATAGAAAAATTAGGTGAATACCCTAAGGTAATTGCCTTTGACTTATATTTTGATATCAAATCCAATAAGGATTCAGATAAGGTATTTTCTGAATTATTAAAAACCAATAACAGAATAATAATTGCTGCCTTTTATACTATAACCGATAATCCTAAGTTTGGTTCTATAAAGAGATTATTTCTTCCGTTAGACATTTTCTCAAGATACTCTAAGGTTGGACTTGTAAATCATGAGTACGACAATGATGGTTTTATTAGGCGTTTTTCATTAATTGAGAATGTGTTTGACAATAATTGGTATTCCTTTCCACTCTTAGTAAGTTGTGAGTTCTTAGATATAACCCCGGAGGAATATTTAAAAAATGTTGCAAATATTCTTAAGAAAGATAATAAAATATTAATCAATTACAGAGGAGGACCTTATTTATATCCTTACTTTTCTTTTGTGGATATAATTAACGGTAATTTTGACCCTATTGTTTTTAAAGATAAAATAGTCTTAATTGGGGCTACCACTGAAGCATTACATGATACCTATTTTGTTCCATTTTCCGGGTATGTTAGGAAAGGTAGCAGAGTCCGATTAGGCAAGATGCCTGGAGTAGAAATTCACGCAAACTCTATTGGTACATTACTTAAAAAAGATTTTATTCACCTATTAAATAGTGACGTTTTAACTTTTTTTATTTCCTTTATATTAAGTATATTTCCTCTATTTTTGCCAGTGAGTTTTGGTAATTTTTTAAGATTTTTCATCCTAACTCTTATGATAGCTTTATATTTCATCTTTACTAACATAACTTTTCTAAAACATAATATTCTCTTACCTTATTATATACCTCCAATAGGGGCCTCTGTCTCTTATCTCTCAAATCTCATATATGATCTTACTTCGGAAGAAAAAGAGAAAAGAAGAATAAGAGATCTATTTCAAAGATTTATTTCACCACGTATTATTGATGAATTACTCGAGTTAAACCATAAAACTGTCGTCTATTCAAGGAGAAGCAACATAAGTGTAATTTTTGCAGATATAAGAAATTTTACTTACTATTCTGATCTAAGGAAACCAGAAGAAATAGTAGAGATTTTAAATGAGTTCTTTGCTTTAGCGATAGAGGTTATTTTTAAATATGGAGGAACAGTAGATAAGTTTATGGGTGATGCAATTATGGCGATATTTGGAGCACCCATATATTATGGAGATTTTGTAGAGAGGGCAGTTTATTCCTCCTTAGAGATTCAGCGTAGATTGAAAGAATTACAAAAGAACTGGGAACTAAAAGGATATCCAAAATTTGAGGTAGGGATAGGAATAGCTACAGGAGAAGCTCTTGTAGGAATTGTTGGACCTTCTCAAAAGATAGAATATACTGCTATAGGAAGTACTGTTAATCTTGCATCTCGTCTTGAAAGTATAGCTAAAGGAGGAGAAATTCTTATCTGTGAAAATACATATGAGAGAATTAAGGATAAATTTATGATAGAAGATTTGGGTTATGTAAATATCAAAGGTAAAGAAAGACCTGTGCATATTTATAAAGTTACAGGAATTTTAAAAGATGAAGAGAAAGCTTAA
- a CDS encoding HAD-IIA family hydrolase — MSLKGLLIDLDGSIYKGNTSLHYSREFIEFLRKVNIKFLFLTNNSTQLPMDYVNKLRNMDIETKEEEILTSGIATAIYLSSLKNVGNAYVIGEEALKKAIISVNWKVLEDADYVDAVVVGLDRSFNFEKLRKANYLIRNGAKFIATNPDKTFPMENRIDPGAGSLVAAVSAASEKKPIVIGKPSPYIGKIALSKLGLKSHEVGIVGDRLDTDILFGKRLKIKTFLVLTGISKREDMEKSKIKPDFVFENLEEMTMFLKGYLENKS, encoded by the coding sequence TTGAGTTTGAAGGGACTTCTCATTGATTTAGATGGATCCATATATAAAGGAAATACTTCTCTACACTATAGCAGAGAGTTCATTGAGTTTCTAAGAAAAGTGAATATAAAGTTTCTATTTCTCACAAATAACTCTACTCAGTTACCTATGGATTATGTGAACAAATTAAGAAACATGGACATTGAGACCAAAGAGGAAGAAATCTTAACTTCTGGGATTGCTACTGCTATTTACCTATCAAGTTTAAAAAATGTTGGAAATGCATATGTTATTGGAGAAGAAGCCCTTAAAAAAGCTATAATAAGTGTGAATTGGAAGGTTTTAGAAGACGCAGATTATGTGGATGCTGTAGTTGTAGGACTTGATAGAAGCTTTAATTTTGAAAAGCTTAGAAAAGCCAACTACTTAATAAGGAATGGAGCTAAATTTATAGCCACAAATCCTGATAAGACATTCCCTATGGAAAACCGCATAGATCCAGGTGCAGGGTCTCTTGTGGCAGCTGTTTCAGCGGCTTCGGAAAAAAAGCCCATTGTAATTGGTAAGCCTTCTCCATATATAGGAAAAATAGCTCTATCAAAATTGGGGTTAAAAAGCCATGAGGTTGGAATAGTTGGAGACAGACTAGATACAGACATACTCTTTGGAAAAAGATTAAAAATTAAGACTTTTCTTGTCCTTACTGGAATCTCAAAAAGAGAGGATATGGAAAAAAGTAAGATTAAACCTGATTTTGTCTTTGAAAATTTAGAAGAAATGACTATGTTCCTAAAAGGTTATTTAGAAAATAAATCATAG
- a CDS encoding bifunctional riboflavin kinase/FAD synthetase produces MELSKYIKKVKLNKLEAKEKFVITIGVFDGLHLGHSSIVDELVNNALLNGFNSGVITFENAFSQNLKKISSFLLTYDEKINLLSLKGVDYSIILPFSKEIKNLSSEDFIKVLLNTIPISCICVGSNFFFGKDRMGNINTLLSLGEKYNFNVKIVPLEKGNSDIISSSHIRNLLLNGEINMANDLLGYKYFINGVVEKGDNLGSKIGFPTVNVKYNKEKLIPKAGIYKGKVKIKKNIYNAAIYIGKRPTFHGKELRVEAYIIDFSDYLYGEEIEIALEDYIRPDQKFDSIEALKRQIQKDLQAIEDKIKKEENNIKIITIDGTAGSGKTTIAKFIAEKLKFDYIDSGALYRAVGLITKEKNLSTEEEIIGFLYQNPIKFNFEDKIFRVYISDREITSMIRTEEIGKYASIVGRMPRVREFLTSYQREFLRKVKKGLVLEGRDSGTVVFPNANLKLFVNANIDIRAQRRARDLSERDIERIKKYIIERDKQDMNRDIAPLRFPNHGYFIDNSESPLEEIYDKIISLYLKAL; encoded by the coding sequence ATGGAACTCTCAAAATATATCAAGAAAGTCAAATTAAATAAATTAGAAGCCAAAGAAAAATTTGTTATAACCATAGGAGTTTTTGATGGCTTACACTTAGGACACTCTTCTATTGTAGATGAGTTGGTTAATAATGCTTTATTAAATGGATTCAACTCTGGAGTAATTACCTTTGAAAATGCCTTTTCTCAAAACCTTAAAAAAATTTCTTCCTTTTTGTTAACCTATGATGAGAAAATAAACCTTTTATCTTTAAAAGGAGTCGACTATTCTATTATTCTGCCTTTTAGCAAAGAGATTAAAAATTTATCTTCAGAAGATTTTATTAAAGTACTTTTAAATACTATTCCCATTTCATGTATATGTGTAGGAAGTAATTTCTTTTTCGGAAAGGATCGAATGGGAAATATTAACACTTTGTTAAGTCTCGGAGAAAAATATAATTTTAATGTAAAAATTGTTCCCTTAGAAAAGGGAAACTCAGATATTATCTCAAGTAGTCATATTAGAAACCTGCTTCTCAACGGAGAGATAAATATGGCTAATGATCTTTTGGGATATAAATACTTTATTAATGGTGTTGTAGAAAAGGGAGATAACTTAGGGTCTAAAATAGGATTTCCAACAGTGAATGTAAAATATAATAAAGAGAAGTTAATACCAAAGGCTGGTATATACAAGGGAAAAGTAAAAATAAAAAAGAATATTTATAATGCAGCAATCTATATAGGTAAAAGACCAACTTTCCATGGGAAAGAATTAAGAGTAGAAGCCTACATAATAGACTTTAGCGATTACTTATATGGAGAAGAAATTGAAATAGCTTTAGAAGATTACATAAGACCGGATCAAAAATTTGATTCCATTGAGGCACTTAAGAGACAAATTCAAAAAGACTTACAAGCAATAGAGGATAAGATTAAAAAGGAGGAAAACAATATAAAGATTATAACCATAGATGGAACCGCTGGCTCGGGTAAGACTACAATAGCAAAATTTATAGCTGAAAAACTCAAATTTGATTATATTGATAGTGGAGCTCTATACAGAGCAGTAGGACTTATTACCAAAGAGAAAAATCTTTCTACTGAAGAGGAAATTATAGGATTTCTCTATCAAAATCCTATAAAATTTAATTTTGAAGACAAAATATTCAGAGTCTACATCTCTGATAGAGAAATTACATCTATGATAAGAACAGAAGAAATAGGAAAATACGCCTCCATAGTAGGTAGAATGCCAAGAGTAAGAGAATTTCTGACTTCTTATCAAAGAGAGTTTTTGAGAAAAGTAAAAAAAGGACTTGTTCTTGAAGGAAGAGATAGTGGTACAGTAGTTTTCCCTAATGCAAATTTAAAGCTTTTTGTCAATGCAAATATAGATATAAGAGCCCAAAGAAGAGCAAGGGATCTAAGTGAAAGGGATATTGAGAGAATTAAAAAATATATAATTGAAAGAGATAAACAAGACATGAATAGAGATATTGCTCCTTTAAGATTTCCTAATCATGGATATTTTATTGATAATTCCGAATCCCCTTTAGAGGAGATCTATGACAAAATAATATCCTTGTATCTCAAAGCTCTATGA
- the truB gene encoding tRNA pseudouridine(55) synthase TruB, whose protein sequence is MNGFILINKPPGITSFDVVKKVKRLFKEKKVGHMGTLDPRACGLLIIGLGKYVRLEEYILRLPKTYIVEILFGVSSDTYDREAYSFFYEKEKKQIDLRELEDVLKYFIGEIEQTPPPYSAIHIDGERAYNLARKNISINLPKRRVIIYESKILDFNKSMNKALIEFKVSSGTYIRSLVNDIGKKLNIKALVSFLVRTQIGHLSVNQSVSYSKLKETEINNLLLSPIEVLSFPVYQTSKDEEKKILNGNSIESRLFQDGEYVSLINAQNRFIAVGKVIGNTIKPEKVFP, encoded by the coding sequence ATGAATGGGTTTATACTCATAAATAAGCCACCGGGAATAACTTCTTTTGATGTAGTAAAAAAAGTAAAAAGACTTTTTAAAGAGAAAAAAGTAGGACACATGGGAACATTAGATCCCAGGGCATGTGGACTATTAATAATAGGATTGGGAAAATATGTAAGATTAGAGGAATATATTTTAAGACTTCCCAAGACTTATATAGTGGAAATTTTGTTTGGAGTTTCTAGTGACACTTATGATAGGGAAGCCTATAGTTTTTTTTATGAAAAGGAAAAAAAACAAATTGATTTAAGAGAGTTAGAAGATGTCTTAAAATATTTCATAGGAGAAATAGAACAAACTCCTCCTCCCTACTCTGCCATCCATATTGACGGAGAAAGAGCTTACAACTTGGCAAGAAAAAACATATCCATAAATCTTCCTAAAAGAAGGGTTATAATATATGAATCCAAAATTCTTGATTTTAATAAAAGTATGAACAAAGCGTTAATTGAATTTAAAGTCTCATCAGGAACTTATATAAGAAGCCTTGTAAACGATATAGGCAAGAAGCTAAACATAAAAGCGTTAGTATCCTTTTTAGTACGAACTCAAATAGGACACTTATCAGTAAATCAAAGTGTTTCTTATAGTAAATTAAAGGAGACGGAGATAAATAATTTATTACTATCCCCTATAGAAGTATTAAGTTTCCCGGTTTATCAGACTTCTAAAGATGAAGAAAAAAAGATATTAAATGGAAATAGCATAGAATCAAGACTTTTCCAAGATGGAGAGTATGTCTCTCTGATCAATGCTCAAAATAGGTTCATAGCAGTAGGTAAAGTAATAGGAAATACAATAAAACCTGAGAAGGTATTCCCTTAA
- a CDS encoding type III pantothenate kinase: MILTIDIGNSNIDLAYFNGNKIVSHYEFETKKFSTSYEYALIIEWTLKREKLQEKDILGVALSSVVPSLTSAFIDAIKYLFGKPPFVVEPGIKTGISIETENPKEVGADLICNVVAITEEYGHCGIAVDFGTATTFSVVEKKKFLGAAIAPGVGTSAFALFEKTAKLPQVDIKAPESSLGKNTISAIQAGIVYGFAGLVDGILERQIKELKYKPVLVSTGGWAKRIVPYTKYLKEKDIDPYLTLKGLYYLYLKNL; encoded by the coding sequence TTGATTTTGACCATTGACATTGGTAATTCAAATATTGATTTAGCTTACTTTAATGGAAATAAAATAGTATCCCACTATGAATTTGAGACCAAAAAGTTCTCTACAAGTTATGAGTATGCTTTAATAATTGAGTGGACCCTAAAAAGAGAAAAATTGCAAGAAAAGGATATTTTAGGGGTTGCTCTTTCCTCGGTGGTGCCTTCCTTAACTTCTGCCTTTATTGATGCTATAAAGTATCTTTTTGGAAAGCCTCCTTTTGTAGTAGAACCAGGAATAAAAACTGGAATATCTATTGAGACAGAAAATCCCAAAGAGGTAGGAGCAGATTTAATTTGTAATGTAGTTGCTATAACTGAAGAATATGGGCACTGTGGTATAGCAGTGGATTTTGGAACAGCCACTACTTTCTCTGTAGTAGAAAAGAAAAAATTTCTGGGGGCTGCTATAGCCCCCGGTGTAGGTACTTCAGCTTTCGCTCTTTTTGAGAAAACCGCTAAACTTCCCCAGGTGGATATAAAAGCCCCTGAAAGTTCTCTGGGGAAAAATACCATATCAGCTATTCAAGCAGGTATTGTCTATGGTTTTGCTGGATTAGTAGATGGTATTCTTGAAAGACAAATTAAAGAATTGAAATATAAACCAGTTCTTGTGAGTACGGGAGGATGGGCAAAGAGGATTGTTCCATATACCAAATATTTAAAAGAAAAAGATATAGATCCATATCTTACTCTAAAAGGATTGTATTACCTCTACTTAAAAAATCTGTGA
- a CDS encoding biotin--[acetyl-CoA-carboxylase] ligase, protein MRLIIYLDKLTSTMDIAHILAEKGYPHGTVIVAEEQTQGRGRFERKWYSPKGGLWFSIILRSKDLLIQSSFLGIIIGVSVLEVLEKFLKDIELNFKWPNDIEYNGKKVAGILIESIYEKELKYIIVGVGINLLVDPNDIKDLKAFSLRDYITTYDKNIVLIEVLEKLETNLNGFPHNWKEIFNFYKNKFPYIGKGVFIRNKNQKAKVIDMTEDGGIVLLTDNKVQKYEWGGVSLEFEGTSH, encoded by the coding sequence ATGAGGTTAATTATTTATTTAGATAAACTAACCTCTACTATGGACATTGCCCACATACTCGCTGAAAAAGGGTATCCTCATGGAACAGTTATAGTGGCAGAAGAGCAAACTCAAGGTAGAGGAAGATTTGAAAGAAAATGGTATTCTCCAAAAGGTGGATTATGGTTTTCCATAATACTAAGGTCCAAAGACCTATTAATTCAGAGCAGCTTTTTAGGGATAATTATAGGAGTATCAGTTTTGGAAGTTTTGGAAAAGTTCTTAAAAGATATTGAGTTAAATTTTAAATGGCCTAACGACATTGAATATAACGGTAAGAAGGTTGCAGGAATACTAATAGAGAGCATTTATGAAAAAGAATTGAAATATATAATAGTAGGAGTTGGAATAAATTTGTTGGTAGATCCTAATGATATTAAAGATTTAAAAGCCTTCTCTCTTAGAGATTACATAACCACTTATGATAAAAACATTGTCCTTATAGAAGTTCTTGAGAAATTAGAAACAAACCTAAATGGTTTTCCTCACAATTGGAAAGAAATCTTCAACTTTTATAAAAACAAATTTCCCTATATTGGAAAAGGAGTTTTTATAAGAAATAAAAATCAAAAAGCCAAGGTAATAGATATGACTGAAGATGGAGGTATTGTGTTGCTTACTGACAATAAAGTACAAAAATATGAATGGGGAGGAGTTAGTCTTGAGTTTGAAGGGACTTCTCATTGA
- a CDS encoding DUF3307 domain-containing protein, whose translation MFWFLRLFLAHLIADFPLQTNKIFEFKRSTPYGILAHTGIYFLISVILSIPYLRYLDAVIFLIFLFSIHTLIDVSKVRNFLSKDGLKEFLLDQFKHFLSLMLVFLLPSGNRVLYLSLPESLRFIERFYNSDYYILLGIGYFFVSFAGTIFYFYIVKTFGIKNFFGKEGISTKSKYLEVLFRSVIFFVYYKFSFFYSLIVFLMLRILEILANKNYKGVGSIFLIVLYDFVFIFSMIYFLNNLLGT comes from the coding sequence TTGTTTTGGTTCTTAAGATTGTTTTTAGCTCATTTAATAGCCGATTTTCCCCTTCAGACTAATAAAATATTTGAATTTAAAAGATCTACTCCATACGGAATTCTGGCTCATACTGGAATTTATTTTCTTATTTCTGTGATTCTTTCTATTCCTTACCTGAGATATTTAGATGCAGTGATTTTTCTAATATTTTTGTTTTCTATTCATACTCTAATAGACGTTTCGAAGGTCAGAAATTTCTTATCAAAGGATGGTTTAAAAGAGTTTTTATTGGATCAGTTTAAGCATTTTTTATCTCTAATGCTGGTTTTTCTTTTACCTTCCGGAAACAGAGTACTATATTTAAGTCTACCAGAATCTCTTAGATTTATTGAGAGATTTTACAACAGCGATTATTACATATTACTTGGAATAGGTTATTTCTTTGTAAGCTTTGCTGGAACCATATTCTATTTCTATATAGTAAAAACTTTCGGGATTAAAAATTTTTTTGGTAAAGAAGGAATTTCAACAAAGTCTAAATATTTAGAAGTTTTATTTAGGTCGGTGATATTTTTTGTATATTATAAATTCTCTTTCTTTTATTCTTTAATTGTATTTTTAATGCTGCGAATCTTAGAAATTTTAGCCAATAAGAATTACAAAGGTGTGGGATCAATATTTCTAATTGTATTATATGACTTTGTTTTCATATTTTCTATGATTTATTTTCTAAATAACCTTTTAGGAACATAG
- a CDS encoding HD-GYP domain-containing protein yields the protein MKRKLKYFENKIKDLSLLLNISSKINSKLDIHELLDLIMSLVKENLNVEACSLLLLDRNKEELYFEVALGEKGEEIKRYSIKVGEGIAGKVAETGIPIIENRVETNPLFNPKFDFLTSFKTKALICVPLVHQGEIIGVMEVINKKDNKKFTKSDLKLLQAISNQASIAIKNALLYQDLKTLFFDTIESLVSAIDAKDPYTHGHSKRVSEIAILIAKEIDNSTDFIEKVRLSGLLHDIGKIGIEESILTKKGKLTLEEIEIIKKHPTIGKKILEPIDLLREILPGVEEHHEKYDGSGYPKGLKGENISLLGRIISVADVFDALTSDRPYRKGLDVHSALLEINSLSGVHFDPYIVNILNSLYQRGKLFCFGS from the coding sequence ATGAAGAGAAAGCTTAAATATTTTGAAAATAAAATTAAAGACTTGTCTTTACTTCTGAATATTAGTTCTAAAATTAATTCAAAATTAGATATTCATGAGTTGTTGGATCTTATTATGAGTTTGGTAAAGGAGAATTTAAATGTTGAAGCTTGTTCTCTCTTGCTATTGGATAGGAATAAAGAAGAACTATATTTTGAGGTGGCTTTAGGAGAAAAAGGTGAGGAGATAAAGAGATATTCCATAAAGGTAGGGGAGGGTATAGCTGGAAAAGTGGCAGAAACTGGAATACCAATTATTGAGAATAGGGTGGAAACTAATCCTTTATTTAACCCTAAATTTGATTTTTTGACTTCTTTTAAGACAAAAGCACTAATTTGTGTACCCTTAGTACATCAGGGTGAAATCATTGGAGTTATGGAAGTGATTAATAAGAAGGACAATAAGAAGTTTACTAAAAGCGATTTAAAACTTTTACAAGCAATTTCAAATCAGGCTTCTATAGCCATTAAAAATGCTTTGCTTTATCAAGATCTAAAAACTCTTTTCTTTGACACTATAGAGTCTCTTGTAAGTGCTATTGATGCAAAAGATCCATATACTCATGGCCATTCTAAGAGAGTTTCTGAAATTGCTATCTTGATAGCTAAAGAAATAGATAACTCTACCGATTTTATAGAAAAAGTCAGATTGTCAGGTTTATTGCATGATATCGGGAAAATTGGTATTGAGGAAAGTATACTTACCAAGAAAGGTAAGCTAACTCTTGAGGAAATAGAGATTATAAAAAAACATCCAACCATTGGTAAAAAAATTTTAGAGCCTATTGACCTTTTGAGGGAGATCCTTCCTGGAGTAGAAGAGCATCATGAAAAATATGATGGAAGTGGATATCCTAAAGGTTTAAAGGGAGAAAATATATCTCTTTTGGGCAGAATAATTTCAGTAGCAGATGTATTTGATGCTTTAACTTCTGATAGACCCTATAGAAAAGGATTAGATGTTCACTCAGCTTTATTAGAAATCAATAGTTTATCTGGAGTCCATTTTGACCCTTATATCGTAAACATTCTTAATAGCTTATATCAAAGGGGGAAACTATTTTGTTTTGGTTCTTAA
- a CDS encoding FecR family protein, with the protein MSKKFITFVLVFLIFLFSLAFSQDSPKPRVAIITYIKGNVYVKKLTSELWLPAKVKMELTSGDKVWVQQNSQAILQFSDKSTLKLGSNTQLDILNLDYEKDTKKEISIFKLLIGKIWATVERLLSQGERIEIQTPTAVAGVRGTEWIQEVSEDGTTKIWTLRGIVFLTAKDKTIEVKEGFQSVVKPDEPPSEPSEIKEIERFDEEGKKEEKKEEKKETTPESEKVQRASILSNSLDYGLYKRDTLVLTKLSLTPELSFGALKLGLDLSLYTNGEDISYIQAKVKYGELNLPWLGFRYGTIDSFNLGYGLIADRYSTYEMDGIVLRLEDPKKGGVLTLFPSPFNRGENITSTYALRLFYRPLSRLEIGLNGMFDLDSDLSKRQGIVGIDAGYYFTKNLIGYLTFAQRVIHDGISLEDKRVLSENGFALGLQMSVPTLNSILYVQGLSYSDNFTPGYFDAYYERNKILGLLPTITDSIKRINGLILGFDSNILHIISLSMRYESYDYKMPNLYGNLNLSLGERLRASLSYEQDNISSPFQFINNNTIFVLNMIYPIAQNVDAILTVKRIYDSDGNPKDIYYLTTKIRL; encoded by the coding sequence ATGAGTAAAAAATTTATAACTTTTGTATTAGTTTTTCTAATTTTTTTGTTTTCCTTGGCGTTCTCTCAAGATTCTCCTAAACCAAGGGTAGCCATAATCACATATATAAAAGGGAATGTGTATGTAAAAAAACTAACTTCAGAATTGTGGCTTCCTGCTAAGGTAAAGATGGAACTTACATCAGGAGATAAAGTATGGGTACAACAAAATTCTCAGGCTATTTTACAGTTTTCTGATAAATCTACATTGAAGCTTGGCTCGAATACCCAACTTGATATTTTAAATTTAGACTATGAGAAAGACACTAAAAAAGAGATTTCCATATTCAAATTGCTTATAGGAAAAATATGGGCAACAGTAGAAAGACTTTTGTCTCAGGGAGAAAGAATAGAAATTCAGACTCCTACAGCTGTGGCTGGGGTAAGAGGAACGGAATGGATTCAGGAAGTATCAGAAGATGGAACAACAAAAATTTGGACTTTAAGAGGAATAGTCTTCCTTACTGCAAAAGATAAAACTATAGAAGTAAAAGAAGGATTTCAAAGCGTGGTAAAACCTGATGAACCGCCTTCGGAGCCTTCTGAGATAAAAGAGATAGAAAGGTTTGATGAGGAAGGGAAGAAAGAAGAGAAGAAGGAAGAGAAGAAAGAAACTACTCCTGAATCAGAAAAAGTACAAAGAGCTTCAATTCTTAGTAATAGTTTAGATTATGGGCTCTATAAAAGAGATACTTTAGTCTTGACAAAATTATCTTTAACTCCTGAACTTTCCTTTGGAGCGTTAAAGTTAGGGTTAGATCTTTCTCTTTATACTAATGGGGAAGATATAAGTTATATTCAAGCAAAAGTTAAATATGGAGAATTAAATCTTCCATGGTTAGGTTTTAGATATGGAACGATTGATAGTTTTAATTTGGGTTATGGACTAATTGCTGATAGGTACTCCACCTATGAAATGGATGGCATAGTTTTAAGATTAGAAGATCCTAAGAAAGGTGGTGTTTTAACTCTATTTCCCTCTCCCTTTAATAGAGGCGAAAATATCACCTCTACTTATGCTTTAAGACTATTCTACAGACCGCTAAGCAGATTAGAAATTGGCTTAAATGGTATGTTTGATTTGGACAGTGATTTATCTAAAAGACAAGGTATTGTTGGGATAGATGCTGGATATTATTTTACAAAAAATCTAATAGGTTACTTAACTTTTGCACAGAGGGTTATTCACGATGGTATTTCTTTAGAGGATAAGAGAGTACTTTCTGAGAATGGTTTTGCCTTAGGTTTACAAATGTCTGTTCCTACCCTTAATTCGATATTATATGTTCAAGGATTAAGCTACTCTGATAACTTTACTCCTGGCTATTTTGATGCATACTATGAGAGAAATAAAATCCTCGGACTACTGCCTACCATAACAGATTCTATAAAAAGAATAAATGGTTTAATTTTAGGTTTTGATTCAAATATACTACATATAATTTCCTTAAGCATGAGATACGAATCCTATGATTATAAAATGCCTAACTTGTATGGTAACTTAAATCTTAGCTTAGGTGAAAGATTAAGAGCAAGTCTCTCCTATGAACAGGATAATATTTCTTCACCTTTTCAATTTATAAACAACAATACTATATTTGTATTAAATATGATATATCCTATTGCCCAGAATGTAGATGCTATTTTAACTGTTAAAAGAATCTATGACTCAGATGGAAATCCTAAGGATATATACTACTTGACTACAAAAATAAGACTATGA